The nucleotide sequence GTTTACGGGTGTATGGACGCCCCCTGGGACGACGGGCAGTGCAAAATGCTCTGTTAGCCTATGCGGTGTTTCAGGCATGGGGAAATACACCCCAGCGGTTTGAGGCCGGTCAAGCAGGAGCAGCCCTGCTGGCAGCGGCGCAAGCCTGGTCTGACTCTAAAGGTACCGATTGGGAGGCATATGATGGAATCGCCCGATATGTAGGAATGCCCATTGCAGACCCACACACCGGGCTACCTGAATTTATTCAGGATGGTTCCGTATACGTGCTGAAACGGCATCCAGAGGCAATTACGTGGCACTACACACTGCAAAGTCAGTGCCATGAAGTCATTGTTCTGGATACCCGCACCTGGCGGGGCTATCCTGTAGAAGAGAAAGCGATCGCCCCTCCTGAGTTGCTGTGTCCTCAGGCTTTTCAGCAACAGCTTTTGCGCCCATTACAGCAAACAGCTAATGCCCAGATTTCCATCACTTTCGTCATTGCTCCCACTAACTTGTTTCAACTAAAAGTGATTGACTGGATTCATCACTGGCAGTTACAACGAAACAAAGTATTTTCAACGGATGTAGGAGATGCCTGGAACATTAATGATAAAGCGCTGGCAAAGTTCCTTTCCACTTTATTTGAACAACGGAATCAGGTCATTATCCTATCAGGGGATATCCACTACAGCTCAATGGTGCGACTGTCCCATACATGGACGGATTCCGATTCCTCAGAACCAGATTCTGTGCTGCTTCAGCTAACAGCCAGTGCCTTGAAAAACGAAGAACCTAAAACTCAAATCATCCATACCCGATTAAAGCAATGGTTATTACCAGAACCTGTGAGCCAGTGGGCAGGTTGGACCAGTACTCCAGCAATGGTTGAACTTTCCAGAGGACGATTTCAGCGCTATTCCCAGACAGCATCTGCCCCTTCACCATCTGCCCCACCCGATTGGTTATGCAGCCTGGAATGGATCCCCCGGCAACCATCCCAGACGGCTAATTGGGGTAGGGGCTTACCCTGGTTATTGCCATCAACTGCACAGAAAAAGATTGACCGCTGGCGCTGGTTACAGCCCTTAAAGTTCTGGAGAACCCGCTGGTTTCAAGATGGTCATGAAGTGGTGGGATTAAATAATCTGGCGTTAATTCAACTGGCTGAGACGGAAGTTACCCACGGCCCAAAAATTATTCAGGATCTCTACTGGTTTTCCTCCTGGTCTCCGATCCAGATTGTGTATAGCCGTTACGAGAGTCCCTGCTCACCAAACCAGCCCCCGCCTGAACACCGTTCAGAGCTGACCAGTTAAGCATCTTTCCTGAGCAAGAGAACCCGCATCAGACTTTAGAGCGAAAAAACCCTCTGAAACCCTTCGCCAATTCGCTCGATGTGCAGATGTGAAAGGGGCGATCGTTTTGAGTAAATAACAGATGTCAAGGCAAATGCCAGCCATCTCTGGCAGGCATTCAATGGAAAGCAAGAGACTTTTGGCTGTAATTGATCTGGCAGCCGCCAGTCTTGCAATAACATCGCCAGTCCAATACCACCGTCAAGTTTTGAATAGGGGCTTGCAAGCTTTCCGCAACCCCATACTAACGGCAAATCTCTGGAGAAACTCGATATGAAACTCATCTCAACTGTTCTAAAACCTTTCCGTTTCTTATTCCTTATCTTCACCTGTGCGCTGCTAATTTTCTCGTTAACCAGTCCTGCTTTGGCGGGTTCTGATCGGTCAACAATGCAGGAAGATCAGGCAGCAAAAGTGTATACCAAGAAAGCAGAAGATACGCTTCGGGATGCTCCCCAATCTCTCAAGGAAGTTCAAAAAAGAACAGGTGAAAACGGGCTGAATGAAGTTCAGGGCACGGCTGGAGCCGAAGCCATGAAGAGTCCGTCTAACAGCAACGCATCAAGTCCGCTGGATTACATTGAACGGGCACTGGACAAAGCTCAAAATAAGGCTGATAGATAACTGAAGGCTTACTGCAAAGCAGCCTGATACTTGCAGGACACTTAACAGCAATTACGATAAAAGAGCAGGCAATGCCTGCTCTTTTTAATCAATTCGCTGCGTCACAAGTTTTCTTGAACCGCACTAATTAGAATGCCATAAATTCTACTTTTATAGAAAAGCTAAACCAGGTTTTAGTTGTAGCGTCTCTTACGTCGGGCCACGATCGCCTTACGCTTGCGCTTCTCCAGAGGCGTTTCAAAATGTCGATGTGATCTTAAATCTGCTAAAATTCCGGCTTTAGAAACCTGCCGCTTAAAACGACGTAATGCTGAATCAATTCCTTCGTTTTCGCCAAGAACTACCTGGGTCATCCTTACTACTCTCTCCAAAAAACAACTGCAATCAAAACGAACTCTGTAGCCTGTTGAAATTGCCTGTGTCGGAAGAAAACAATGCACAAAATAGCTTAAAAAACAGGCTTTTCTAGTCTAACCTACAACTTACTTAATTTTACACAGCCTCATTCCTGAGGTGCGAGAGGACTGTCAAGAATTATACGGAATTCTTTCTCGCAAACCAACCAGGAGCACATAGAAAACTGAACCGAAAAACTTGGCCTTTTCCCACAGAAACCCGAAGGGCATGGAGGAACTGCTCTGTGTTCTCCGTGCCTCTGTGGTAAAACTTCAAATTATAAAATCCTCATTGCTAAGCAATCTGGTTAATAAAAGAAAGATCAATCGTACTAAAATTAGTACTCAAGGCTACGTTGAGATTTTCCATTGCCTGAACCAACCACTGCACAGCATCACGAGAACTGGACTCGTAGTGATTAAACAAAATGGAGAACCGTTTTTCCAGATAGGGCTTCACCTTACGGCAAATTAAAACGATTTTGAGTAAGAGTCCTGTAGCAAGGGTGGGACCCAGGTTAGAAATCAGGTCAACAAAGACATAGTGTTGAGGTTTTTGAGGACTTTCAACGACCAGGAAGTTTAAAAGCTGGCTACAAGTTCTGACAACCAGAAAGTCATTCACTTTCTGGGAATCGCTTTCAGGTAGGGTACCTCTTAACTGAGTATAGAGCTGATTGTTGAACTGACGCCTACCGTATTCTGGATCAACCGAGGCAACAATGTATTCGTAAAGATCATCCTTAAATGACTGAAAGGACTGAACCTGACTACTATGGGTCAGGAAACGCCGGGCCACATCCCGGTAAGTGGAAGCGTTTTGGGAGCGACCCGCAAATTGCTTAATTGCATGACACAGTTCCCTATCGCTTAACAGCGTGGGATTTTTTACTGGCTGAATGATCCGATTGGCTGCCTGGGGCGAACTGGTTTTAGCAATCTGCGATCGCCGGACCTGATAGGTCACATATTGAGACAGGTCAATTTCATACTGACGCTGTGCCCTTGTCTGAAGCTGCTTGATGGTTTGCTGGTGTTCATAGCTACTTCCTTCGGACAACAGGCAGTGTTCATAAAGGTAGGGATAGCGCCGGATCAACGCTCCCAATGGCTCACTTCCTCCAGGGGTGCTTGCCTCAGACTGAGCCATGACCTGAGCCAGACGCCGCAGGACAACATACTGCTCGCTATCCACGAACTTCTTAACAAGTTCCCGTAAACGCCTGACTGCCCGCGATCGAGAATATTCCGTAATTTGACGCACTGGAGTGGATTCAAACACAGCAATCAAATCAGGAATTGCAGTCTGAAGTTGAGGGCGAGTCTGCCAGCGATTGATCAAGATGTGGCAGCAACGATTGAGTACGTATTGAAATTCCTGATCGGCAGCTTTGGAAGCTGCAATCCTGTCAAGGGCGGCTGAAATTTCACTGTCGGGATAGCCCACCCCATCAATAAACAGGGAGCGAAAACGCCCAATCAATTGACTGGGAAGTTCGCTCTGCACCAAGCTAAGGAGGTGGTCATAAAGTTGCTGCTCCTCCTCGTCAACTTTCCGATTAAAGTGGGGTGCCCAGGTACTCACAGCGTCTAGAACTCCCAAACCTGAGAATTAGTGTATGACTGCTTCCAGTTCAACATGCTTCTGCAAACTTACCTAGCCTGACACAGGATGTAGATGCCTCAAAAATATTAAGAATATTCAAAAAGAATATTCAAAGATGACCCTTGCTTCCTGAAAAACCAGGAAAGGTACTTAGAAAGAATATCATCTTAAATCCTATCAAGAGCGACGAACAGACATCTGTGACTTAAATCACCAGATTTAGTCCCGTAAAACAAATTATTTTGGAAACCAGCCTTTGCTTACGCGTTCACATCTTATCAGGAATTTGCCCACCTACAGTGGGAATTTCGTATTCCAGTCAGCCAATTCCATCCGTTCAGTAATTCGATGTCAGAAATATAACATAAACAGCCTGTGGAAAACCAGGATGGCAGGATTCATCTTCCTCACAGCCTGAAGGACAGCAGGGAAAGCTTCTAACCACCCAATCACAGACGACTAAGATGAGGCAAATTTAAGTAAGATGAGGCAAATTTCAACTTTCCTCGGCCTGGCTGAGGCGGCGCAGGTTTAGAACATCACTGAGTTTCTTAATCTGGGTGAAGGTTCGTTCGAGCTGTTCATGATCGCGGATGTCAATCCCCAAATCAATAATGGCCGTCTGGTCAGGGTAAGTCTTGACCTGGGCATTGCGGACATTGATATTGTTATCAGTCAGGCGCGACAAAATATCTTTTAACACCCCTACCCGGTCGATCACCTCGATTTGAATATCGACTGGATAGGTTTGAGGGCGCCCACTTTCTGTTTCAACCAGATTCCAGTGGACAGGAACCAGGCGATCGCCCGGTATTTGCTCTACATTGGGGCAGCCCTGACGATGGATAGAAATCCCACGCCCGCGCGTGACGGCTCCAATAATCGGTTCACCGGGAACTGGCGTACAACAACCTGCAAGGTGATAGAGCAGTCCTTCAACACCAATGATGGGAGACTTGCTGGGAGGATAAACAGGTGTTGGTTTGGCAACGGAGGGCAGCAAGGGAATAATCTGGGCATCGGCACTCACCCCCTCAGAGGATTTCACAATCGGCTGTTGCGCCTTGACGGCTTCGCGGAGACGATTGAGGGTCAGGTTGAGGGTAATTTCACCGTATCCAAGGGCTGCCAGCAGGTCTTCTACACTGTGGTAATTACATCGCTCTGCGGTTGCCTGCATAGGGGCAGATTTAAGGAGTGCTTCAAAGCCATTTTTCCCCAGTTCCCGCTCCAGCATTTCGCGACCACGGGCAATATTTTCCTCGCGATTAGATCGCTTATACCATTGACGAATCCGATTGCGTGCCCCAGGAGTAACAACAAAATTAAGCCAGTCTAGACTGGGGCGGGAATTCTTTTGGGTGATAATTTCAACGATGTCCCCATTTTTCAATGGGGTATCCAGGGTCACCATGCGCTCATTCACCCGTGCCCCGGCGCAATGATTGCCAACTTCAGTATGAATTCGATAGGCAAAATCAACAGGAGTCGCCCCCCGACTCAACGGAACCACATCTCCGTGGGGTGTAAAGACGTACACATCCCCACCAAATAAGTCGTCTTTGACGTTTTCCAGGTATTCCTGGGCATCCTTCAGATCATTTTGCCAGTCTAGCAGTTGCCGCAACCAGGTAAATTTTTCGTCGGTTGTGGTCATCTGAACATTGGAACTGCCCGTCTCTTTATATTTCCAGTGGGCAGCGATCCCATACTCAGCAATATGGTGCATTTCCAGCGTGCGGATCTGGACTTCCAGGGGTCTGCCTGTGTTGCCAATTACCACTGTATGAAGAGATTGGTAGCGATTGGGTTTAGGTAACCCAATATAGTCTTTAAACCGCCCAGGAATCGGGCGAAACATATCGTGCACAACTGCCAGAGCACGGTAGCATTCGTCATTTGTATTAACGATGATACGGATGGCAGCAACATCATAGATTTCGTTATATCCCTTCTGCTGTCGCTGCATTTTCTGATAGATGCCATAGAGATGCTTGGGGCGACCGCTGATCTCAACACAGTGAATGCCAATTTGGATTAACCGGTCCTTCAACGTTTCAGCAATTTGGGTCAGGCGGGCTTCCCGATCCGCCCGCTTTTCAGCAACCAGTTCCTGAATTTCCCGGTAAGATTCGGGTTCTAAGTATTTGAATGCCAGATCTTCCAGTTCCCACTTAAAACGACCGATCCCCAGTCGGTTTGCCAGTGGTGCAAAGATCTCTCGAGTTTCGAGGGCAATTTGGCGTCGCTTTTGATCCGGCAGGTATTCTAAAGTCCTCATGTTGTGCAGGCGATCAGCCAGTTTGACGACAATGACGCGAATGTCCTGTGCCATTGCCAGAAACATGCGGCGGAAGTTTTCTGCCTGACGCTCTGTTTTGCTGGAAAAGTTGAACTTAGATAGCTTGGTAACGCCCTCAACCAGCAGCCGGACTTCCTGGCCAAACCGATCCTCTAACTCATCGGCAGTCACATTTGTATCTTCAACTACATCGTGCAGGAAGCCAGCCGCAATCATAGCACTACCACCGCCCAAGTCCCGCAGTAAGCCAGCTACGGCTACCGGATGAATAATGTAAGGCTCACCAGAGGCCCGGCGTTGTCCCTCATGCAGACTGTAGGCAAACTCAAACGCTCGACAGATCAGATCGGCATCTTTAACG is from Leptothermofonsia sichuanensis E412 and encodes:
- the rpsU gene encoding 30S ribosomal protein S21 — encoded protein: MTQVVLGENEGIDSALRRFKRQVSKAGILADLRSHRHFETPLEKRKRKAIVARRKRRYN
- a CDS encoding metallophosphoesterase family protein, whose protein sequence is MANEVGNDVLQNLPLILAGPLLHHTEPESVTVWVALKQPCQVHLTVYATTDDGTRLGAPVMAGQRTTIALGRSLHVVAVTARSEAGDCLNTDRLYAYDLNFTNEQYQTEYTLEQALRSEPFPNITVSYFQHQKPTFALPSCPQDLRIVHGSCRKPHGNGFDALVVLDCLIAGAADQPDVRPHQLFLTGDQIYADDVADPLLWIASRLGDWLLGWEEPLPVGNKEPSDVVYYTPQQLPAGKRADIATSQAGFTAGSGNQPLKINSHLLSLGEFYAAYLLAWSPACWVIPLPAGRQVLSDRQAIRRWDRDVESIQQFLHTLWKVQRALANIPAYTIFDDHDVSDDWNLNQAWCLRVYGRPLGRRAVQNALLAYAVFQAWGNTPQRFEAGQAGAALLAAAQAWSDSKGTDWEAYDGIARYVGMPIADPHTGLPEFIQDGSVYVLKRHPEAITWHYTLQSQCHEVIVLDTRTWRGYPVEEKAIAPPELLCPQAFQQQLLRPLQQTANAQISITFVIAPTNLFQLKVIDWIHHWQLQRNKVFSTDVGDAWNINDKALAKFLSTLFEQRNQVIILSGDIHYSSMVRLSHTWTDSDSSEPDSVLLQLTASALKNEEPKTQIIHTRLKQWLLPEPVSQWAGWTSTPAMVELSRGRFQRYSQTASAPSPSAPPDWLCSLEWIPRQPSQTANWGRGLPWLLPSTAQKKIDRWRWLQPLKFWRTRWFQDGHEVVGLNNLALIQLAETEVTHGPKIIQDLYWFSSWSPIQIVYSRYESPCSPNQPPPEHRSELTS
- a CDS encoding RelA/SpoT family protein, with product MNLAASVSSIETSSAIEFVVPDWLRECLSNWQSSDGGVGREAVKDADLICRAFEFAYSLHEGQRRASGEPYIIHPVAVAGLLRDLGGGSAMIAAGFLHDVVEDTNVTADELEDRFGQEVRLLVEGVTKLSKFNFSSKTERQAENFRRMFLAMAQDIRVIVVKLADRLHNMRTLEYLPDQKRRQIALETREIFAPLANRLGIGRFKWELEDLAFKYLEPESYREIQELVAEKRADREARLTQIAETLKDRLIQIGIHCVEISGRPKHLYGIYQKMQRQQKGYNEIYDVAAIRIIVNTNDECYRALAVVHDMFRPIPGRFKDYIGLPKPNRYQSLHTVVIGNTGRPLEVQIRTLEMHHIAEYGIAAHWKYKETGSSNVQMTTTDEKFTWLRQLLDWQNDLKDAQEYLENVKDDLFGGDVYVFTPHGDVVPLSRGATPVDFAYRIHTEVGNHCAGARVNERMVTLDTPLKNGDIVEIITQKNSRPSLDWLNFVVTPGARNRIRQWYKRSNREENIARGREMLERELGKNGFEALLKSAPMQATAERCNYHSVEDLLAALGYGEITLNLTLNRLREAVKAQQPIVKSSEGVSADAQIIPLLPSVAKPTPVYPPSKSPIIGVEGLLYHLAGCCTPVPGEPIIGAVTRGRGISIHRQGCPNVEQIPGDRLVPVHWNLVETESGRPQTYPVDIQIEVIDRVGVLKDILSRLTDNNINVRNAQVKTYPDQTAIIDLGIDIRDHEQLERTFTQIKKLSDVLNLRRLSQAEES